The following proteins come from a genomic window of Paenibacillus sp. CAA11:
- the nfsA gene encoding oxygen-insensitive NADPH nitroreductase → MNDTISLIMNHRSIRKYKETPVSQELLERIVAAGQMASSSSHVQAYSVVAVTDPAKKEKLAELCGGQAYVRDCPTFLVWCADLHRLKKAAEQHMPELETYEDTTESFIIATVDTALAAQNAAVAAESLGLGIVYIGGIRNRIAEVSELLGLPELVYPVFGMCLGYPDQEPGLRPRLPLKAVLHMEGYDADEADRELEAYDETMVRYITERTSGERTAPWTQLMADKLSKPARLHMREFLKQKGFELK, encoded by the coding sequence ATGAATGACACGATTTCCTTGATCATGAATCACCGTTCGATACGTAAATATAAGGAGACGCCCGTTAGCCAGGAGCTGCTGGAGCGCATTGTGGCTGCCGGACAAATGGCATCCAGCTCAAGCCATGTCCAGGCCTACAGCGTAGTTGCGGTAACGGACCCTGCAAAGAAGGAGAAGCTGGCCGAGCTTTGCGGCGGGCAGGCTTATGTGCGTGATTGCCCTACCTTCCTCGTGTGGTGCGCTGATTTGCATCGTCTGAAGAAGGCAGCCGAGCAGCACATGCCCGAGCTTGAGACATACGAGGATACTACAGAGAGCTTCATTATTGCTACGGTGGATACAGCTCTTGCAGCCCAGAATGCAGCTGTAGCCGCAGAATCGCTGGGTCTGGGCATCGTCTATATTGGAGGTATCCGCAACCGGATCGCCGAGGTATCCGAGCTGCTTGGACTGCCAGAACTGGTCTATCCGGTCTTCGGCATGTGCCTGGGATATCCGGATCAAGAGCCGGGCCTCCGTCCGCGCCTGCCGCTGAAGGCGGTGCTTCATATGGAAGGGTACGATGCTGACGAGGCGGATCGGGAGCTGGAAGCTTATGATGAGACCATGGTCCGTTATATTACCGAGCGGACGAGTGGTGAGCGAACTGCACCTTGGACCCAGCTGATGGCGGACAAGCTGAGTAAGCCGGCTCGGCTTCATATGCGGGAGTTCTTGAAGCAGAAGGGATTTGAACTGAAGTAA
- a CDS encoding extracellular solute-binding protein, translating into MIKKKARHMLIWSLTLTLLLSLTACSGSKNSNGQEPQSGDTSSSPAAPLSSDQPNWKNDISPITFDWYMNFSWFANKWGGDATSKYITKKTGVSVNFIVPAGNENEKLNTMIASGSLPDFITLAFNADGVKSMIEGGLVEPLNKLADEYDPYFYKVADPAKLAWYTQEDGNVYAYPNSSASPKDFKKYSSKYTSNQTFMVRKDMYEALGKPDMRTPEGFLAALKAAKEKFPDVNGQPLIPLGLHEFTDTGNYSLEGYLQNFLAIPYEKDGKLYDRSTDPEYVKWLKTLRQANEEGLLSKDIFIDKRPQMEEKISQGRYFAMLYQRSDMAPQQNALYANDPNSVYIAVDGPANSKLEPPTLAGPGISGWTVTLISKKAKDKKRAIQFLSYLISEEGNKDLYLGEKGVTYDTIDGKDQFKPEVLKLLNSDRSSFDKKYGASYTFWMMQDTNLSLTWAPPSIAPFKQPEDWTKGKTHSFSEFEDINPTGNSKEGIAKTKNDQLWSKTLPKLLLSKSDADFDQAFAEFLEKRDKNGYKLVQEFQQKKLEKNRAKLEGVAK; encoded by the coding sequence ATGATAAAGAAAAAAGCTCGTCATATGCTTATCTGGTCACTTACCCTCACCCTGCTGCTCAGCTTAACGGCCTGTTCCGGATCGAAGAACAGCAATGGCCAAGAGCCGCAATCCGGGGATACCAGCAGCAGCCCGGCTGCTCCGCTCTCTAGCGATCAGCCAAACTGGAAGAATGATATTTCTCCCATCACCTTCGACTGGTATATGAATTTCTCCTGGTTCGCCAACAAATGGGGAGGCGACGCCACCTCTAAGTACATTACCAAGAAAACGGGGGTGAGCGTTAACTTCATCGTCCCTGCAGGCAATGAGAACGAGAAGCTGAATACGATGATTGCTTCAGGTAGCCTGCCGGATTTCATTACGCTCGCCTTTAATGCGGACGGTGTGAAATCCATGATCGAAGGCGGACTCGTCGAACCGCTGAACAAGCTGGCGGATGAATATGATCCTTATTTCTATAAGGTTGCAGACCCCGCAAAACTAGCTTGGTATACTCAAGAGGACGGCAACGTGTATGCTTATCCGAACTCCTCCGCTTCACCGAAGGATTTCAAGAAATACTCAAGTAAGTATACTTCCAACCAGACCTTCATGGTTCGCAAGGATATGTATGAAGCGCTGGGTAAGCCGGATATGCGGACGCCTGAAGGCTTCCTGGCCGCTCTGAAAGCAGCCAAGGAGAAGTTTCCGGACGTAAATGGTCAGCCGCTCATCCCACTCGGTCTTCATGAATTCACAGATACGGGCAACTACTCTCTGGAAGGCTACCTGCAGAACTTCCTTGCCATTCCTTACGAGAAGGACGGCAAGCTGTATGACCGCTCTACCGATCCCGAATATGTCAAATGGCTGAAGACGCTTCGTCAAGCGAATGAGGAGGGGCTGCTCTCGAAGGACATCTTCATCGACAAACGCCCGCAAATGGAGGAGAAGATTTCACAAGGCCGCTATTTCGCTATGCTGTACCAGCGCAGCGATATGGCTCCACAACAGAATGCCCTGTACGCCAATGATCCAAATTCGGTCTACATCGCAGTCGACGGACCGGCGAATTCCAAGCTGGAGCCGCCTACGCTTGCCGGCCCGGGCATTTCCGGTTGGACCGTGACCCTCATCTCGAAGAAAGCCAAGGACAAGAAGCGGGCCATCCAGTTCCTAAGCTATCTGATCAGCGAGGAAGGCAATAAGGATCTGTACCTCGGCGAGAAGGGCGTAACCTATGACACCATTGATGGCAAGGATCAGTTTAAACCCGAGGTGCTCAAGCTGCTCAACAGCGACCGTTCGTCCTTCGACAAGAAATACGGAGCTTCCTATACGTTCTGGATGATGCAGGACACAAACTTAAGTCTAACCTGGGCCCCGCCTAGTATTGCGCCTTTCAAACAACCGGAGGACTGGACTAAGGGCAAAACGCACAGCTTCTCGGAGTTCGAAGATATCAACCCGACAGGCAACTCCAAGGAGGGTATCGCCAAGACGAAGAATGACCAGCTATGGAGCAAGACGCTTCCGAAACTGCTCTTAAGCAAATCAGATGCCGATTTCGATCAAGCCTTTGCCGAATTCCTGGAGAAGCGCGACAAGAATGGCTACAAGCTTGTCCAAGAATTCCAACAGAAGAAGCTGGAAAAGAATAGAGCCAAACTAGAGGGTGTTGCAAAATAA
- a CDS encoding carbohydrate ABC transporter permease, with product MLNRNRKTTGESVFDAFNVVLMLLVCFATLYPIWYVLVNSLNDGQDAMRGGIYWWPRILSLDSYRAVFESSGIMTAMGVTVAKTVLGTLIHVFFTAMVAYAFSRKQLIGRKIYMFIGTITMFFGGGLIPYFLVIRDLHLLDNFLVYIIPAMFSFFDLIIFVSFFREIPSGLEEAAEIDGANDLGIFLRIIIPVSMPVVATIALFHGVYQWNDYFTGMIFINEMDLQPIQTYLYRVVAESSSNQMAASMPGGINKNVTSQSIKLATMVVTTLPIVLVYPFLQKYFVKGMLIGSIKG from the coding sequence ATGTTGAATCGCAATCGTAAAACGACAGGGGAATCGGTGTTTGACGCCTTCAATGTAGTGCTCATGCTGCTCGTCTGCTTCGCCACCCTTTATCCGATCTGGTATGTACTGGTCAATTCGCTTAATGATGGCCAGGACGCCATGCGCGGAGGAATCTACTGGTGGCCAAGAATCCTTAGCCTTGACAGCTATAGAGCCGTATTTGAGAGCAGCGGCATCATGACCGCCATGGGGGTTACGGTTGCCAAGACCGTCCTTGGCACACTGATTCATGTCTTTTTCACGGCAATGGTGGCTTACGCTTTTTCAAGGAAACAGCTGATCGGCAGGAAGATCTACATGTTCATCGGAACCATCACCATGTTCTTTGGCGGCGGTTTGATCCCTTATTTCCTGGTCATTCGCGACCTCCATCTACTGGACAACTTCCTGGTGTACATCATTCCCGCCATGTTCAGCTTTTTCGACCTGATTATCTTCGTTTCATTCTTTCGCGAGATTCCCTCCGGACTGGAGGAGGCCGCGGAAATAGATGGCGCAAACGATCTGGGTATCTTCCTGCGCATCATCATTCCAGTCTCTATGCCAGTTGTAGCTACTATCGCCTTGTTCCACGGGGTGTACCAGTGGAACGACTATTTTACCGGAATGATATTTATCAATGAAATGGATCTTCAACCTATTCAGACTTATCTCTACAGGGTGGTCGCCGAGTCCAGCTCCAACCAGATGGCTGCCAGTATGCCGGGAGGCATCAACAAGAATGTAACGTCTCAATCCATCAAGCTGGCCACGATGGTCGTCACGACCCTGCCGATCGTGCTGGTTTATCCCTTCCTGCAAAAATACTTTGTGAAGGGCATGCTGATCGGGTCCATCAAGGGCTGA
- a CDS encoding response regulator, which yields MRKLLIVDDEKNIRLGLASILSRQFPRQYSFLHASNGEEALSLVRREQPDMIITDIRMPGMDGLALIRSIRECGSTAAIIILSGYDDFAYAKAAIPYQIKEYLLKPIVREELFRAMERSEAELQRDQQVQDKLAHIREDRQQMRCLQLLRLLGEEELDELAAAKLQQELGLPPHSSGYAVCILKLPGERIKEHQALEILAQLRDSEQPAYVVDADGHLTFPVQGHQEALRLKSALEAAVYPDFIIGVSEQIFRIQAFKEGYKQAKAAIKYSLLQEPACPALFYYDHIKNHTRAYSIPLEAIRRLFNMLGTGRDHEISSLWHELLYTGRKPDYDIAYLEEISTQVNRIVFDQAFLEFGNAAEDVLKQYKQSENLYRFRTLYEYYQQTLRLMLRLSEYIQQMRSVHREDQPQPEMEKAVKFIHEHFNKNLNMAIVSNHISLNYTYFSQAFKEYTGESFVMYLKKVRIAEAKRLLENSRLKVYEISARVGFEQVKQFHRVFRELEGISAEEYRSKYAVRQQMHP from the coding sequence ATGCGTAAACTGTTAATCGTAGATGATGAGAAGAATATCCGGCTTGGCCTGGCGTCGATCCTTAGCCGACAATTCCCAAGGCAATACAGCTTCCTCCATGCTTCTAACGGGGAAGAAGCCTTAAGCCTAGTGAGACGCGAACAGCCTGACATGATCATTACAGATATCAGGATGCCCGGTATGGATGGATTAGCCCTGATCCGCTCCATCCGGGAATGCGGCAGCACAGCCGCGATCATCATCCTGAGCGGGTATGATGACTTTGCTTATGCTAAGGCGGCTATTCCTTATCAGATCAAGGAATATCTGCTGAAGCCCATCGTGCGTGAAGAGCTCTTCCGGGCGATGGAGCGAAGTGAAGCTGAGCTGCAGCGCGACCAGCAGGTTCAGGATAAGCTTGCGCATATTCGTGAAGATCGCCAGCAGATGCGCTGTCTCCAGCTCCTTCGCCTTCTGGGAGAAGAAGAGCTGGACGAACTAGCCGCAGCGAAGCTGCAACAGGAGCTTGGGCTTCCCCCTCACTCTTCCGGATATGCGGTCTGTATCCTCAAGCTGCCTGGAGAGCGAATCAAGGAGCACCAGGCCCTTGAGATTCTGGCACAGCTTAGGGACTCCGAGCAGCCCGCTTATGTTGTGGACGCTGACGGGCACCTGACCTTCCCTGTCCAAGGACATCAGGAAGCGCTGCGCCTAAAGTCAGCCCTTGAGGCTGCGGTGTACCCTGACTTCATTATTGGCGTCAGCGAGCAGATTTTCCGCATTCAAGCCTTTAAAGAAGGCTATAAACAAGCAAAAGCAGCGATCAAGTATAGTCTGCTGCAGGAGCCAGCATGTCCGGCCTTATTTTACTATGATCATATTAAGAACCATACGCGGGCTTACAGTATCCCTCTTGAAGCAATCCGTAGGCTGTTCAATATGCTCGGAACCGGCCGTGATCATGAAATCTCATCACTCTGGCATGAGCTCCTGTATACGGGGCGCAAGCCGGATTATGATATCGCTTATCTTGAGGAGATCAGCACCCAGGTGAACCGGATCGTCTTCGATCAAGCCTTTCTTGAATTCGGAAATGCCGCAGAAGACGTGCTCAAGCAGTATAAGCAATCAGAGAACCTCTACCGGTTCCGCACGCTCTATGAGTATTATCAGCAGACCTTGCGGCTGATGCTGCGGCTGAGCGAGTATATCCAGCAAATGAGATCGGTGCACCGTGAGGATCAGCCACAGCCTGAGATGGAAAAGGCCGTGAAGTTCATTCACGAGCACTTCAACAAAAATCTGAACATGGCGATTGTCTCGAACCACATCTCTCTGAATTACACTTATTTCAGCCAAGCCTTCAAAGAATACACAGGAGAAAGTTTTGTCATGTACCTGAAAAAGGTTCGAATTGCGGAGGCCAAGCGGCTATTGGAGAACAGCCGGCTCAAGGTTTATGAAATCAGCGCAAGGGTCGGCTTTGAGCAGGTCAAACAATTCCATAGGGTATTTCGTGAGCTTGAGGGAATTTCGGCAGAAGAATACCGCAGCAAGTATGCGGTTAGACAGCAGATGCATCCCTGA
- a CDS encoding TetR family transcriptional regulator gives MMKQISEKDIKTRILLSAKKLFAKQGFDATTVRQICEDAGANVALVSYHFGGKEKVFEAIFEQFFPGNAMDQYADELMEPITGIRFLVREIIIFTSNDRELSDMVQRELTLESPRSSIVLKFIDPVWEQVRFLLEQGKREGKFHYESLNHTLLMVIGVCLAHKRIHNFDRLFTEEGYDEERIPEQAIEFILKALGVKEYE, from the coding sequence ATGATGAAGCAAATTTCGGAGAAAGACATCAAGACACGAATTCTGCTTTCGGCTAAGAAGCTGTTCGCGAAGCAGGGGTTTGACGCCACCACGGTGCGTCAAATTTGCGAGGATGCTGGGGCCAATGTAGCGCTTGTCTCTTACCATTTCGGAGGGAAGGAGAAGGTGTTCGAAGCAATCTTTGAACAATTCTTCCCGGGGAATGCGATGGATCAATATGCGGATGAGTTGATGGAACCGATCACTGGCATACGCTTTCTTGTAAGAGAGATCATTATCTTTACCTCGAATGACAGAGAGCTTAGCGACATGGTGCAGCGGGAATTGACGCTTGAGTCGCCGCGCAGCAGCATCGTGCTGAAGTTCATTGATCCGGTCTGGGAGCAGGTTAGATTCTTGCTGGAGCAGGGGAAGCGGGAAGGGAAATTTCATTATGAATCGCTGAATCACACGCTGCTTATGGTGATTGGGGTATGCCTGGCCCACAAGCGGATTCATAATTTTGATAGGTTATTTACCGAAGAGGGCTATGATGAAGAGCGGATTCCTGAACAGGCCATTGAATTTATCTTAAAAGCATTAGGAGTGAAAGAATATGAATGA
- a CDS encoding YhgE/Pip domain-containing protein: MFSALKALLRKPPTIIGISVALAFQLIFSLVWMTAYDGMNERTDKLTVAIVNEDGEAGKAIGEQLAGKLPFHLENMSAEEAKDGLTKRDVQMVVTIPATFSEQLQTAGGKPELSFTINESNPATIKSIMQSAANSIGSALNQNVTLQGTEAVLQQLKLPEQQAHKVAESLSGRVAIKTELLNPVDGMNNQMVPMMLVLASFVGSMIMAMNVQQGFGMLGAAFSKWQKFGARIILNAATAVVVSLVGSSMVMALGGQAAHGMLELWMFQALFLVSFMFLAQMFIMLVGPAGMFLNMFMMSIQLVTSGAMAPRQMLNSFYGFLGEILPASYAVDGLMNLQFGGPAVGRQAAMLALITAICLLVCLVITALRRSKPALQAASVPEPEPEAA, from the coding sequence ATGTTTTCAGCCCTTAAAGCCTTGCTTCGCAAGCCGCCAACCATTATAGGAATCAGCGTGGCGCTTGCCTTCCAGCTCATCTTCAGCCTGGTATGGATGACTGCCTATGACGGAATGAATGAGCGAACAGACAAATTGACCGTAGCTATAGTAAATGAAGATGGAGAGGCCGGCAAGGCCATCGGTGAGCAGCTGGCTGGCAAGCTGCCTTTCCATCTTGAGAATATGTCGGCAGAAGAGGCTAAGGATGGCCTGACAAAGCGCGATGTGCAGATGGTTGTGACTATCCCGGCAACCTTCTCGGAGCAGCTTCAGACGGCGGGTGGCAAGCCTGAGCTTAGCTTTACGATTAATGAATCCAATCCGGCAACGATCAAGAGCATTATGCAAAGTGCGGCCAATTCGATTGGGAGCGCCTTGAACCAGAACGTCACCCTGCAGGGCACCGAGGCTGTGCTTCAGCAGCTGAAGCTGCCGGAGCAGCAGGCCCATAAGGTGGCTGAGTCGCTAAGCGGACGCGTGGCGATCAAGACCGAGCTGCTTAATCCGGTAGATGGCATGAACAACCAGATGGTTCCGATGATGCTGGTGCTTGCCTCCTTTGTAGGCTCCATGATTATGGCCATGAATGTACAGCAGGGATTCGGCATGCTGGGAGCCGCCTTCAGTAAATGGCAGAAGTTCGGTGCGCGCATAATTCTGAATGCAGCAACTGCGGTAGTGGTGTCCTTGGTTGGGTCCTCCATGGTCATGGCGCTCGGTGGTCAAGCTGCTCATGGCATGCTGGAGCTGTGGATGTTCCAGGCCCTGTTCCTGGTCTCCTTCATGTTCTTAGCCCAGATGTTCATCATGCTGGTCGGTCCGGCCGGGATGTTCCTGAATATGTTCATGATGTCTATTCAGCTGGTAACCTCCGGAGCGATGGCTCCGCGTCAGATGCTTAATTCTTTCTACGGGTTCCTTGGTGAGATCCTGCCAGCCTCCTATGCGGTGGACGGGCTGATGAACCTGCAGTTTGGCGGTCCTGCCGTAGGCCGTCAAGCAGCGATGCTGGCCTTAATTACAGCAATCTGTCTGCTGGTATGTCTTGTTATAACGGCTTTGCGTCGTTCGAAGCCCGCTTTACAGGCAGCTTCAGTACCGGAGCCGGAACCGGAAGCCGCTTAG
- a CDS encoding LysE/ArgO family amino acid transporter: MWEAALHGFILAWGLILPLGVQNVFVFNQGAAQPKLARALPAVVTAAICDTLLILLAVLGVSLIVLSLAWLKTILYAVGTLFLAYMGWSIWRSEPPAPGNASAGVGVRKQIMFALSVSLLNPHAILDTIGVIGTSSLSYEGYAKAGFAAAAIAVSWIWFAGLAVAGRGMGRLDSSGRLLLLMNKLSAVVVWVMAVYMVKMLVFP; the protein is encoded by the coding sequence ATGTGGGAAGCTGCTTTACACGGATTCATATTAGCCTGGGGATTGATTCTGCCATTAGGGGTGCAAAATGTGTTTGTCTTCAACCAGGGAGCGGCACAGCCGAAGCTTGCGCGCGCGCTTCCTGCGGTGGTTACTGCAGCCATTTGTGATACCCTGCTGATTCTGCTGGCCGTGCTGGGCGTATCGCTGATTGTACTGTCTCTGGCTTGGCTGAAAACTATACTGTATGCAGTGGGCACCTTGTTCCTTGCGTACATGGGCTGGTCGATCTGGAGAAGTGAGCCGCCAGCACCGGGCAATGCTTCGGCGGGAGTAGGTGTGCGCAAACAGATCATGTTCGCATTATCTGTATCCCTGTTGAATCCGCATGCGATCCTGGACACCATTGGCGTCATTGGCACCAGCTCGCTGAGCTATGAGGGTTATGCCAAGGCCGGATTTGCGGCAGCTGCGATTGCCGTGTCCTGGATTTGGTTTGCTGGACTCGCGGTTGCGGGCAGGGGTATGGGGCGTCTGGACAGCTCGGGCAGGCTGCTGCTTCTGATGAACAAGCTGTCTGCCGTGGTAGTCTGGGTGATGGCTGTATATATGGTGAAGATGCTGGTATTCCCTTAA
- a CDS encoding sensor histidine kinase, giving the protein MFNRPSSWWRRLLGWLERLSIQRRLFLSYIIIILIPTFLVSLWIFRELKNSYIEDLVKKGQKGLEIEAISVKLNIETMERSAQLTLSNKEMLYYLDRSSETSTADLIEFKDSVYSAIQQIQFNNPNLEHIRVYMNGNKTPEIWPIFLRESRIQSKPWYEGALRLNRQEMWSFELSDIDPLQENASKKLDAVPKLSLLREIEYPKDQHAGILQVDMPLARFFPNTFQQSGDRQSQMLVMDQEGRLFYNANTAFWQALGLQLEVLTSKLKAQLTKGSGSFQFSDHGASYLAVFQPIERLGVYSLQLTSLEQAFRDINWIRNWILLVNVILFALLSISTYSLTSLILKKLRLLSESMKKVRKGEFHFNIAVYGQDEVGELAHHFRKMLSKINDLIAEGVDKRAASKEAELRTLKNQIDSHFLYNTLENIKMLAEIEQQHGISDALTSLGVMMRYNLRWTSEFTKLGDELDHLHHFVALMNLRFDDQTELDTSALTPYADQELLKMTLQPIVENAMKHGRRTGPGRASLRITALAHVEGDVLILTLTDNGAGIAPQRLDQLNLAIRQRQATHPPGPPPAGETMTGSGHGIGLSNVHQRIEMTYGYGCGLRLESEEGSWTRVIVTVPYRMLKGGAPHA; this is encoded by the coding sequence ATGTTTAACCGGCCATCCTCCTGGTGGAGACGGCTGCTCGGATGGCTGGAAAGACTGTCCATCCAGCGACGTCTCTTCCTCTCCTATATCATCATTATTCTGATCCCTACCTTCCTCGTCTCGTTATGGATTTTCAGAGAACTGAAGAACTCTTACATTGAGGACCTGGTCAAAAAGGGCCAGAAGGGGCTGGAAATCGAGGCCATCAGCGTCAAGCTGAATATCGAAACAATGGAACGCTCGGCCCAGCTGACGCTCTCCAATAAAGAGATGCTGTACTACCTAGACCGATCATCGGAAACAAGCACAGCCGATTTAATTGAATTTAAGGATTCGGTATACAGCGCTATCCAACAGATTCAATTTAACAATCCAAATCTGGAGCATATCCGGGTTTATATGAACGGCAATAAAACCCCTGAGATCTGGCCGATTTTCCTGCGGGAAAGCCGAATCCAATCCAAGCCCTGGTATGAGGGGGCCCTGCGGTTAAACCGACAGGAGATGTGGAGCTTTGAGCTGTCAGATATCGATCCTCTTCAGGAGAATGCCTCCAAAAAGCTTGATGCCGTCCCTAAGCTGTCCCTGCTGCGGGAAATTGAATATCCTAAAGACCAGCACGCCGGAATTCTCCAGGTGGATATGCCGCTCGCCCGCTTCTTCCCCAATACGTTCCAGCAATCCGGGGACCGGCAATCGCAGATGCTTGTGATGGACCAGGAAGGAAGGCTCTTCTATAACGCCAACACAGCCTTTTGGCAGGCTCTAGGTTTACAGCTTGAAGTGCTGACATCCAAGCTTAAAGCTCAGCTCACGAAGGGTTCTGGAAGCTTCCAGTTCTCCGATCATGGGGCTTCATATCTTGCGGTTTTTCAGCCGATTGAACGGCTCGGAGTCTACAGCCTCCAACTGACTTCTCTAGAGCAGGCCTTCCGGGATATTAACTGGATACGGAACTGGATTCTGCTCGTCAACGTGATTCTGTTCGCCCTGCTATCTATATCCACCTATTCACTTACGTCCCTTATACTGAAGAAGCTTCGACTGCTCAGTGAATCCATGAAGAAGGTAAGAAAGGGCGAATTCCATTTCAACATTGCCGTATATGGTCAGGACGAGGTAGGAGAGCTGGCCCATCACTTTCGGAAAATGCTCAGCAAGATCAATGACCTGATTGCCGAAGGCGTCGATAAGCGAGCGGCCTCCAAGGAGGCCGAGCTTCGCACCTTGAAGAACCAGATCGACTCCCATTTTCTCTACAATACGCTGGAGAATATTAAGATGCTGGCTGAAATTGAACAGCAGCACGGCATCTCCGATGCGCTGACCTCGCTCGGCGTCATGATGCGCTATAACTTGAGGTGGACGAGCGAATTCACGAAGCTTGGCGATGAACTCGATCATCTGCATCATTTTGTTGCCTTGATGAATTTGCGGTTTGACGATCAGACGGAGCTGGATACGTCAGCCCTTACTCCTTATGCCGACCAGGAGCTGCTGAAGATGACGCTTCAGCCGATTGTGGAGAACGCGATGAAGCATGGGCGCCGCACAGGCCCCGGCAGAGCCAGTCTGCGAATTACAGCGCTGGCTCATGTCGAGGGGGACGTCCTGATCCTGACATTGACCGATAACGGAGCGGGCATAGCTCCGCAGCGGCTGGACCAGCTCAACCTGGCTATCCGGCAGCGGCAAGCCACCCATCCACCCGGCCCGCCCCCTGCCGGAGAGACGATGACAGGCAGCGGGCATGGTATCGGCCTGTCTAACGTACATCAGCGGATCGAGATGACTTATGGCTATGGCTGCGGGCTGCGGCTGGAAAGTGAAGAAGGCTCATGGACCCGAGTGATCGTTACGGTTCCTTATCGAATGCTTAAGGGAGGAGCTCCGCATGCGTAA
- a CDS encoding DUF2062 domain-containing protein: MKNKKNLINRIYRAFKLNIFRLFRTPGGVKKMSLGFSLGFGMEMIVISSACLVYLIFYPVVKLAGGSVPAAVIGNVIGKLTFLPIILMPFAKKLGEWVYPSSSSAQRIQEVSLLDIFKGDFSAVGSILHGGLHILIGMSIFGAVLGVISYYVIQFFYHRTAKRRQAKRRRKYVLSETA; encoded by the coding sequence GTGAAGAATAAGAAAAATTTGATAAATAGAATTTACCGTGCCTTTAAGCTCAACATCTTCCGTCTGTTTCGCACCCCGGGCGGGGTAAAGAAGATGTCGCTAGGCTTCTCGCTCGGATTCGGCATGGAGATGATCGTGATCTCCAGCGCCTGCCTGGTGTATTTGATTTTTTATCCGGTAGTGAAGCTGGCGGGAGGCTCTGTGCCTGCTGCGGTTATCGGCAATGTCATTGGCAAACTGACCTTCCTGCCGATTATCCTGATGCCTTTTGCCAAGAAGCTGGGCGAGTGGGTTTATCCATCCAGTTCCAGCGCACAACGAATACAGGAAGTATCTCTGCTTGATATTTTCAAGGGTGATTTTTCGGCAGTCGGTTCCATTTTGCATGGAGGACTGCATATATTGATCGGAATGAGTATTTTCGGTGCGGTGCTTGGTGTTATATCGTATTATGTTATCCAGTTCTTCTACCACAGAACGGCCAAGCGGCGGCAGGCCAAGCGCAGAAGAAAATACGTTTTATCCGAAACAGCCTAA
- a CDS encoding ABC transporter permease produces the protein MEASLMNVQTQSPHDLPLRPPPGREERRRSWLMKLRKQRYLQVMALLGIVWMAVFCYVPMYGIIIAFKEYTITHSIADAPWVGLEHFRAFFEDEELGNVIRNTLGISLIKLVIGFPLPILFALFLNELRAMRFKKAVQTISYLPHFLSWVILGGILTTWLAETGLINNVLLSLHLIKEPISFLAEPSYFWSIVVTSDIWKELGWSAIIYLAAMAGVSPDLYEAATIDGAGRFQKMRYITLPCIRGTIAILFILAVSGILNSNFDQILVLRNSLNESASNVIDIYVYQTGLLSSRYSYSTAVGLIKSIIALILLLFANSVTKRLNNTSLF, from the coding sequence ATGGAGGCTAGTCTTATGAATGTCCAAACACAGTCCCCGCATGACCTTCCCTTACGCCCTCCTCCGGGCCGGGAAGAGAGACGCCGATCATGGCTGATGAAGCTCCGCAAACAGCGATACCTTCAGGTAATGGCACTGCTCGGCATCGTCTGGATGGCAGTCTTCTGCTATGTTCCCATGTACGGCATTATTATCGCGTTCAAGGAATATACGATCACCCACTCTATCGCCGATGCCCCCTGGGTTGGGCTAGAGCACTTCCGGGCCTTCTTCGAGGATGAGGAGCTGGGCAACGTGATTCGCAACACCCTTGGCATCAGCTTGATCAAGCTTGTCATCGGGTTCCCGCTGCCGATCCTGTTCGCGCTGTTCCTGAATGAGCTTCGTGCAATGAGGTTTAAGAAGGCGGTTCAGACCATTTCTTACCTCCCCCACTTCCTATCTTGGGTTATCCTTGGCGGCATTTTGACGACCTGGCTGGCCGAGACCGGACTTATTAACAATGTCCTGCTCAGCCTCCATCTCATTAAGGAGCCCATCAGCTTTCTGGCCGAGCCAAGTTATTTCTGGTCCATTGTAGTGACCTCGGACATCTGGAAGGAGCTGGGCTGGTCGGCGATCATCTACCTGGCAGCTATGGCAGGCGTCTCCCCGGATCTTTACGAGGCAGCAACCATTGACGGAGCCGGACGGTTTCAAAAAATGCGTTACATTACGCTCCCCTGCATTAGAGGCACGATAGCCATTCTGTTTATTTTGGCGGTCAGCGGTATTCTGAACTCTAACTTTGACCAAATTCTGGTGCTACGCAACTCCCTCAATGAGAGCGCCAGCAATGTCATCGATATCTATGTCTATCAAACCGGTCTCTTAAGCAGCCGTTATTCTTATTCCACCGCGGTGGGGCTGATTAAGTCGATCATTGCGCTTATTCTGCTGCTGTTTGCCAACAGCGTGACGAAGCGCTTGAACAATACTTCCCTATTCTAA